A genomic region of Papaver somniferum cultivar HN1 chromosome 7, ASM357369v1, whole genome shotgun sequence contains the following coding sequences:
- the LOC113294169 gene encoding uncharacterized protein LOC113294169: MGKRTVRFLRMNKMKIRDGCILRITHVTLFPMKMRSFTLKKMLKLGVLVKGVNTIVPSFLARVQRLENLNAMEKDRGLNLFVREVVSIRVIKPKIMFQRRRMH; this comes from the exons ATGGGAAAGAGGACTGTGCGGTTCCTTCGAATGAACAAGATGAAGATACGGGACGG CTGTATCCTGAGGATTACTCACGTTACTTTATTCCCTATGAAGATGAG GAGTTTCACTCTAAAGAAGATGTTAAAGCTTGGTGTGTTGGTAAAGGGCGTTAACACAATTGTTCCATCGTTTCTGGCCCGGGTACAAAGACTGGAAAACTTGAATGCAATGGAAAAGGATCGAGGATTGAACTTGTTTGTTCGAGAAGTGGTGTCTATAAGAGTCATAAAGCCAAAGATTATGTTCCAAAGACGACGAATGCATTAA
- the LOC113294170 gene encoding cysteine proteinase inhibitor 12-like encodes MAMVGNVSDSSKGSQISLGLAKFVVDEHNKIENAVLEFVRIGKAKEQVVSGAVHHLTLEVIEAGKKKFKEAKVWVKPWMDFKELQEFKHCDYKSSSACNSTPSDLGFKREEGHAPGLKAVPADDPAVKDAADHAVESINQRSNSLTPHELLEILVAKAEVIEDAVKFHILLTVKWGSQEEKYKVEVHKDVEGRLLVKVLTFH; translated from the coding sequence ATGGCTATGGTTGGTAATGTTAGTGACTCTTCCAAAGGATCTCAAATTAGTCTTGGTCTTGCCAAATTTGTCGTTGATGAACACAACAAGATAGAGAATGCGGTTCTGGAATTTGTAAGGATAGGGAAAGCTAAAGAACAGGTGGTTTCCGGCGCTGTGCATCACTTGACTCTAGAAGTAATCGAGGctgggaagaagaaatttaaagAAGCCAAGGTTTGGGTGAAGCCATGGATGGATTtcaaggagttgcaggaatttaAGCACTGTGATTATAAATCTTCTTCTGCATGCAACTCTACTCCTTCTGATCTTGGGTTTAAACGAGAGGAGGGCCATGCACCAGGATTGAAAGCTGTACCAGCAGATGATCCTGCAGTTAAAGATGCAGCGGATCATGCCGTGGAGAGTATCAACCAGAGATCGAATTCGTTAACTCCACATGAACTGCTTGAGATTCTTGTTGCTAAGGCTGAGGTAATTGAAGACGCGGTCAAGTTCCATATACTTTTAACGGTGAAGTGGGGAAGCCAGGAAGAGAAGTACAAGGTTGAAGTACACAAAGATGTCGAGGGTAGACTCCTAGTGAAGGTCCTGACTTTTCATTAA